The following coding sequences are from one Solea solea chromosome 11, fSolSol10.1, whole genome shotgun sequence window:
- the LOC131468298 gene encoding polypeptide N-acetylgalactosaminyltransferase 6-like isoform X2, giving the protein MGRTCTPVAGEAGVHVHKPAAKHGLDFTDWTGCDLPVCCSSLSSPSSQLHIMCRKLRRPVVAVSCFLIFLYLLTQLAGVVRVSGPVLPVEPFLRSSGSKCLPGFYTTEELEPHFRRPPQNASAPGANGEAFVMTHKLTLDEEYEKLFGLNNNQFYQFASDRISLHRDLGHDTRNTDCLEQKFWRCPGLPKTSVIIVFHNEAMSTLMRTVYSVLHTAPAALLTEILLVDDASTDNDLKTLLDEHAQQLKIVRLLRQTQRRGLVAARLLAAKAAQGEVLTFMDPHCECFNGWLEPLLARISEQRSTVVSPVISVIDQYNLKFHKPFLQLQYHIRGNFNWNLTFGWESIPEEEKKRRKNETYPIRTPTFSGIVFSISKSYFEDIGTYDDQMFCGGENLELSFRVWQCGGQLEIIPCSVVGHIFRENSPHTSCNETIARNLVRLAEVWLDHYKWVFYRENRNAAAVFLKKSFGDVGERHKLRERLKCRNFAWYLQNIYPEANVAHIPPPIHQSESD; this is encoded by the exons atggggagaacatgcacaccaGTGGCAGGTG aagCCGGTGTCCATGTCCACAAACCGGCAGCAAAACACGGACTGGATTTCACTGACTGGACTGGATGTGATTTACCTGT GTGCTGCTCCAGTCTCTCAAGTCCATCTTCCCAACTGCATATCATGTGTCGCAAACTCAGACGACCAGTGGTTGCAGTCTCCTGCTTTTtaattttcctttatttattgacGCAGTTAGCAGGTGTAGTGAGAGTGAGTGGACCAGTCTTACCTGTTGAGCCGTTCCTGCGTTCATCAGGTTCAAAATGTTTACCTGGTTTTTACACCACGGAGGAGCTGGAGCCTCACTTTCGCAGGCCTCCCCAAAATGCCAGTGCACCAGGAGCAAATGGCGAAGCCTTTGTTATGACACATAAACTGACTCTGGATGAAGAATATGAGAAGTTATTTGGGCTCAATAACAACCAGTTCTACCAGTTTGCCAGTGATCGTATCTCTCTGCATCGCGATCTTGGCCATGACACCCGgaacacaga TTGCCTGGAACAAAAGTTTTGGAGATGTCCTGGTCTCCCCAAAACGTCTGTGATCATCGTGTTCCATAATGAGGCCATGTCCACTCTGATGAGGACAGTCTACAGTGTCTTACACACAGCGcctgctgctctgctcacaGAGATCCTACTGGTGGACGATGCCAGCACAGATA ATGACCTGAAGACTCTCCTGGATGAACACGCACAGCAGCTGAAGATAGTGCGCTTGTTacgacagacacagagaagaggCTTGGTTGCTGCCAGACTGCTGGCAGCAAAGGCTGCACAAGGAGAGGTCCTCACCTTCATGGATCCCCACT gtGAATGCTTCAATGGATGGCTGGAGCCTCTTCTAGCACGGATATCGGAGCAGCGCAGCACTGTGGTCAGCCCAGTCATCTCCGTCATTGACCAATACAATCTTAAGTTCCATAAGCCGTTCCTTCAGCTGCAATATCACATTAGAGGGAATTTCAACTGGAACCTCACGTTTGGATGGGAGAGCATTcctgaggaagagaagaagaggaggaagaacgAGACATATCCCATTAG AACACCCACCTTTTCTGGAATTGTGTTCTCTATATCTAAATCATACTTTGAGGATATTGGGACTTATGACGACCAGATGTTCTGCGGCGGTGAGAATTTGGAATTGTCCTTCAGG GTCTGGCAGTGTGGAGGTCAGCTAGAGATCATTCCCTGTTCTGTTGTCGGCCACATTTTCCGAGAAAACAGCCCCCACACCAGCTGTAATGAAACTATCGCCCGCAACCTAGTGCGTCTGGCTGAGGTCTGGCTGGATCACTACAAATGGGTCTTCTATCGTGAAAACAGAAATGCAGCTGCAGTTTTTCTAAAG aAGTCCTTTGGAGATGTTGGTGAACGTCATAAACTCAGGGAGAGATTAAAGTGCAGGAACTTTGCTTGGTACCTGCAGAACATTTACCCAGAGGCCAATGTCGCTCACATCCCGCCTCCCATCCATCAATCAGAATCAGACTGA
- the LOC131468298 gene encoding polypeptide N-acetylgalactosaminyltransferase 6-like isoform X1 — protein MVSCDSFCCFIFIPLYNGDSFETQTSSEFQAMLFNANIRAFPFTTFSTIFCFHVFTEAGVHVHKPAAKHGLDFTDWTGCDLPVCCSSLSSPSSQLHIMCRKLRRPVVAVSCFLIFLYLLTQLAGVVRVSGPVLPVEPFLRSSGSKCLPGFYTTEELEPHFRRPPQNASAPGANGEAFVMTHKLTLDEEYEKLFGLNNNQFYQFASDRISLHRDLGHDTRNTDCLEQKFWRCPGLPKTSVIIVFHNEAMSTLMRTVYSVLHTAPAALLTEILLVDDASTDNDLKTLLDEHAQQLKIVRLLRQTQRRGLVAARLLAAKAAQGEVLTFMDPHCECFNGWLEPLLARISEQRSTVVSPVISVIDQYNLKFHKPFLQLQYHIRGNFNWNLTFGWESIPEEEKKRRKNETYPIRTPTFSGIVFSISKSYFEDIGTYDDQMFCGGENLELSFRVWQCGGQLEIIPCSVVGHIFRENSPHTSCNETIARNLVRLAEVWLDHYKWVFYRENRNAAAVFLKKSFGDVGERHKLRERLKCRNFAWYLQNIYPEANVAHIPPPIHQSESD, from the exons ATGGTGAGCTGtgattcattttgttgtttcatttttattcctcTGTATAATGGTGATAGTTTTGAGACCCAAACCAGTTCTGAGTTCCAAGCAATGCTTTTCAATGCTAACATACGGGCGTTTCCTTTCACAACATTTTCAacaattttctgttttcatgtgttcacagaagCCGGTGTCCATGTCCACAAACCGGCAGCAAAACACGGACTGGATTTCACTGACTGGACTGGATGTGATTTACCTGT GTGCTGCTCCAGTCTCTCAAGTCCATCTTCCCAACTGCATATCATGTGTCGCAAACTCAGACGACCAGTGGTTGCAGTCTCCTGCTTTTtaattttcctttatttattgacGCAGTTAGCAGGTGTAGTGAGAGTGAGTGGACCAGTCTTACCTGTTGAGCCGTTCCTGCGTTCATCAGGTTCAAAATGTTTACCTGGTTTTTACACCACGGAGGAGCTGGAGCCTCACTTTCGCAGGCCTCCCCAAAATGCCAGTGCACCAGGAGCAAATGGCGAAGCCTTTGTTATGACACATAAACTGACTCTGGATGAAGAATATGAGAAGTTATTTGGGCTCAATAACAACCAGTTCTACCAGTTTGCCAGTGATCGTATCTCTCTGCATCGCGATCTTGGCCATGACACCCGgaacacaga TTGCCTGGAACAAAAGTTTTGGAGATGTCCTGGTCTCCCCAAAACGTCTGTGATCATCGTGTTCCATAATGAGGCCATGTCCACTCTGATGAGGACAGTCTACAGTGTCTTACACACAGCGcctgctgctctgctcacaGAGATCCTACTGGTGGACGATGCCAGCACAGATA ATGACCTGAAGACTCTCCTGGATGAACACGCACAGCAGCTGAAGATAGTGCGCTTGTTacgacagacacagagaagaggCTTGGTTGCTGCCAGACTGCTGGCAGCAAAGGCTGCACAAGGAGAGGTCCTCACCTTCATGGATCCCCACT gtGAATGCTTCAATGGATGGCTGGAGCCTCTTCTAGCACGGATATCGGAGCAGCGCAGCACTGTGGTCAGCCCAGTCATCTCCGTCATTGACCAATACAATCTTAAGTTCCATAAGCCGTTCCTTCAGCTGCAATATCACATTAGAGGGAATTTCAACTGGAACCTCACGTTTGGATGGGAGAGCATTcctgaggaagagaagaagaggaggaagaacgAGACATATCCCATTAG AACACCCACCTTTTCTGGAATTGTGTTCTCTATATCTAAATCATACTTTGAGGATATTGGGACTTATGACGACCAGATGTTCTGCGGCGGTGAGAATTTGGAATTGTCCTTCAGG GTCTGGCAGTGTGGAGGTCAGCTAGAGATCATTCCCTGTTCTGTTGTCGGCCACATTTTCCGAGAAAACAGCCCCCACACCAGCTGTAATGAAACTATCGCCCGCAACCTAGTGCGTCTGGCTGAGGTCTGGCTGGATCACTACAAATGGGTCTTCTATCGTGAAAACAGAAATGCAGCTGCAGTTTTTCTAAAG aAGTCCTTTGGAGATGTTGGTGAACGTCATAAACTCAGGGAGAGATTAAAGTGCAGGAACTTTGCTTGGTACCTGCAGAACATTTACCCAGAGGCCAATGTCGCTCACATCCCGCCTCCCATCCATCAATCAGAATCAGACTGA
- the LOC131468298 gene encoding polypeptide N-acetylgalactosaminyltransferase 6-like isoform X3, translating to MCRKLRRPVVAVSCFLIFLYLLTQLAGVVRVSGPVLPVEPFLRSSGSKCLPGFYTTEELEPHFRRPPQNASAPGANGEAFVMTHKLTLDEEYEKLFGLNNNQFYQFASDRISLHRDLGHDTRNTDCLEQKFWRCPGLPKTSVIIVFHNEAMSTLMRTVYSVLHTAPAALLTEILLVDDASTDNDLKTLLDEHAQQLKIVRLLRQTQRRGLVAARLLAAKAAQGEVLTFMDPHCECFNGWLEPLLARISEQRSTVVSPVISVIDQYNLKFHKPFLQLQYHIRGNFNWNLTFGWESIPEEEKKRRKNETYPIRTPTFSGIVFSISKSYFEDIGTYDDQMFCGGENLELSFRVWQCGGQLEIIPCSVVGHIFRENSPHTSCNETIARNLVRLAEVWLDHYKWVFYRENRNAAAVFLKKSFGDVGERHKLRERLKCRNFAWYLQNIYPEANVAHIPPPIHQSESD from the exons ATGTGTCGCAAACTCAGACGACCAGTGGTTGCAGTCTCCTGCTTTTtaattttcctttatttattgacGCAGTTAGCAGGTGTAGTGAGAGTGAGTGGACCAGTCTTACCTGTTGAGCCGTTCCTGCGTTCATCAGGTTCAAAATGTTTACCTGGTTTTTACACCACGGAGGAGCTGGAGCCTCACTTTCGCAGGCCTCCCCAAAATGCCAGTGCACCAGGAGCAAATGGCGAAGCCTTTGTTATGACACATAAACTGACTCTGGATGAAGAATATGAGAAGTTATTTGGGCTCAATAACAACCAGTTCTACCAGTTTGCCAGTGATCGTATCTCTCTGCATCGCGATCTTGGCCATGACACCCGgaacacaga TTGCCTGGAACAAAAGTTTTGGAGATGTCCTGGTCTCCCCAAAACGTCTGTGATCATCGTGTTCCATAATGAGGCCATGTCCACTCTGATGAGGACAGTCTACAGTGTCTTACACACAGCGcctgctgctctgctcacaGAGATCCTACTGGTGGACGATGCCAGCACAGATA ATGACCTGAAGACTCTCCTGGATGAACACGCACAGCAGCTGAAGATAGTGCGCTTGTTacgacagacacagagaagaggCTTGGTTGCTGCCAGACTGCTGGCAGCAAAGGCTGCACAAGGAGAGGTCCTCACCTTCATGGATCCCCACT gtGAATGCTTCAATGGATGGCTGGAGCCTCTTCTAGCACGGATATCGGAGCAGCGCAGCACTGTGGTCAGCCCAGTCATCTCCGTCATTGACCAATACAATCTTAAGTTCCATAAGCCGTTCCTTCAGCTGCAATATCACATTAGAGGGAATTTCAACTGGAACCTCACGTTTGGATGGGAGAGCATTcctgaggaagagaagaagaggaggaagaacgAGACATATCCCATTAG AACACCCACCTTTTCTGGAATTGTGTTCTCTATATCTAAATCATACTTTGAGGATATTGGGACTTATGACGACCAGATGTTCTGCGGCGGTGAGAATTTGGAATTGTCCTTCAGG GTCTGGCAGTGTGGAGGTCAGCTAGAGATCATTCCCTGTTCTGTTGTCGGCCACATTTTCCGAGAAAACAGCCCCCACACCAGCTGTAATGAAACTATCGCCCGCAACCTAGTGCGTCTGGCTGAGGTCTGGCTGGATCACTACAAATGGGTCTTCTATCGTGAAAACAGAAATGCAGCTGCAGTTTTTCTAAAG aAGTCCTTTGGAGATGTTGGTGAACGTCATAAACTCAGGGAGAGATTAAAGTGCAGGAACTTTGCTTGGTACCTGCAGAACATTTACCCAGAGGCCAATGTCGCTCACATCCCGCCTCCCATCCATCAATCAGAATCAGACTGA